A region of Phalacrocorax carbo chromosome 9, bPhaCar2.1, whole genome shotgun sequence DNA encodes the following proteins:
- the KLC1 gene encoding kinesin light chain 1 isoform X5 has translation MYENMSTMVYLKEEKLEKLTQDEIIAKTKQVINGLEALKNEHNSILQSLLETLKCLKKDDETNLVEEKSNMIRKSLEMLELGLSEAQVMMALSNHLNAVESEKQKLRAQVRRLCQENQWLRDELANTQQKLQKSEQSVAQLEEEKKHLEFMNQLKKYDDDISPSEDKDTDSTKEPLDDLFPNDEDDQGQGIQQQHSSAAAAAQQGGYEIPARLRTLHNLVIQYASQGRYEVAVPLCKQALEDLEKTSGHDHPDVATMLNILALVYRDQNKYKDAANLLNDALAIREKTLGKDHPAVAATLNNLAVLYGKRGKYKEAEPLCKRALEIREKVLGKDHPDVAKQLNNLALLCQNQGKYEEVEYYYQRALEIYQTKLGPDDPNVAKTKNNLASCYLKQGKFKQAETLYKEILTRAHEREFGSVDDENKPIWMHAEEREECKGKQKDGTSFGEYGGWYKACKVDSPTVTTTLKNLGALYRRQGKFEAAETLEEAAMRSRKQGLDNVHKQRVAEVLNDPESIEKRRSRESLNVDVVKYESGPDGGEEVSMSVEWNGERNNCLTDSRALSVSHTDLAH, from the exons atGTATGAAAACATGTCCACAATGGTGTATTTAAAGGAAGAGAAGTTGGAgaagctcactcaagatgaaatCATTGCCAAAACTAAGCAAGTGATTAATGGACTAGAGGCACTGAAGAATGAACACAATTCAATTTTACAGAGCTTActtgaaacactgaaatgtttGAAGAAAGATGATGAAACTAATCTGGttgaagaaaaatcaaacatgaTTCGAAAGTCACTGGAAATGCTGGAGCTCGGCCTTAGCGAAGCACAG GTAATGATGGCCTTGTCAAATCACTTAAATGCAGTGGaatcagagaagcagaaattgCGTGCTCAGGTTCGCCGGCTATGCCAGGAAAATCAGTGGCTACGGGATGAACTAGCCAATACACAACAGAAACTACAGAAAAGTGAGCAATCTGTGGCTCaactggaggaggagaagaaacatCTAGAATTCAtgaatcagttaaaaaaatatgatgATGATATTTCACCATCA GAGGATAAAGATACAGATTCCACTAAAGAGCCTTTGGATGACTTATTTCCTAATGATGAAGATGACCAAGGACAAGGAA TTCAACAGCAGCATAGcagtgcagcagctgctgcccaacAAGGTGGCTATGAAATTCCGGCAAGATTAAGGACCCTTCATAATCTAGTTATTCAGTATGCTTCCCAAGGTAGATATGAGGTTGCTGTACCTCTCTGTAAACAAGCTCTTGAAGATTTGGAGAAGACGTCTGGTCATGATCATCCTGATGTTGCCACTATGTTGAACATACTTGCTTTGGTGTACAG AGACCAGAACAAATACAAAGATGCAGCAAATCTCTTGAATGATGCCTTGGCTATCCGTGAAAAGACTTTGGGCAAAGATCATCCTGCG GTGGCAGCAACTCTAAACAATCTTGCAGTACTTTATGGTAAACGGGGAAAATACAAAGAAGCTGAACCATTGTGTAAGCGAGCTCTGGAAATCAGAGAAAAG gtcCTGGGGAAAGATCACCCTGATGTTGCCAAACAATTAAATAACTTGGCTTTACTATGCCAGAACCAGGGTAAATATGAGGAGGTTGAATACTACTATCAGAGGGCACTGGAGATATACCAGACTAAGCTGGGACCAGATGATCCAAATGTTGCAAAAACAAAGAATAACCTG gcaTCCTGCTATCTAAAACAGGGCAAATTTAAGCAAGCAGAAACTTTATACAAAGAGATTCTTACTCGTGCTCATGAACGGGAATTTGGCTCTGTAGATG ATGAAAATAAGCCTATTTGGATGCATGcggaagagagggaagaatgcaAA ggaaagcaaaaagatGGCACATCTTTTGGAGAATATGGTGGCTGGTACAAAGCTTGCAAAGTTGACAG tccAACAGTAACAACTACCTTAAAGAACCTTGGGGCACTTTACAGACGGCAGGGCAAATTTGAAGCTGCTGAAACATTAGAAGAGGCAGCAATGAGATCTCGTAAACAG GGTCTTGACAATGTTCATAAACAGAGAGTTGCTGAAGTGCTGAATGACCCTGAGAGCATAGAAAAAAGGCGAAGCCGAGAAAGCCTCAATGTTGATGTGGTAAAGTACGAGAGTGGTCCTGATGGAGGCGAGGAAGTGAGTATGAGCGTAGAATGGAATGGG
- the KLC1 gene encoding kinesin light chain 1 isoform X3, whose translation MYENMSTMVYLKEEKLEKLTQDEIIAKTKQVINGLEALKNEHNSILQSLLETLKCLKKDDETNLVEEKSNMIRKSLEMLELGLSEAQVMMALSNHLNAVESEKQKLRAQVRRLCQENQWLRDELANTQQKLQKSEQSVAQLEEEKKHLEFMNQLKKYDDDISPSEDKDTDSTKEPLDDLFPNDEDDQGQGIQQQHSSAAAAAQQGGYEIPARLRTLHNLVIQYASQGRYEVAVPLCKQALEDLEKTSGHDHPDVATMLNILALVYRDQNKYKDAANLLNDALAIREKTLGKDHPAVAATLNNLAVLYGKRGKYKEAEPLCKRALEIREKVLGKDHPDVAKQLNNLALLCQNQGKYEEVEYYYQRALEIYQTKLGPDDPNVAKTKNNLASCYLKQGKFKQAETLYKEILTRAHEREFGSVDDENKPIWMHAEEREECKGKQKDGTSFGEYGGWYKACKVDSPTVTTTLKNLGALYRRQGKFEAAETLEEAAMRSRKQGLDNVHKQRVAEVLNDPESIEKRRSRESLNVDVVKYESGPDGGEEVSMSVEWNGDGTGSLKRSGSFSKLRASIRRSSEKLVRKLKGGSSRDSEPKNPGNEIIV comes from the exons atGTATGAAAACATGTCCACAATGGTGTATTTAAAGGAAGAGAAGTTGGAgaagctcactcaagatgaaatCATTGCCAAAACTAAGCAAGTGATTAATGGACTAGAGGCACTGAAGAATGAACACAATTCAATTTTACAGAGCTTActtgaaacactgaaatgtttGAAGAAAGATGATGAAACTAATCTGGttgaagaaaaatcaaacatgaTTCGAAAGTCACTGGAAATGCTGGAGCTCGGCCTTAGCGAAGCACAG GTAATGATGGCCTTGTCAAATCACTTAAATGCAGTGGaatcagagaagcagaaattgCGTGCTCAGGTTCGCCGGCTATGCCAGGAAAATCAGTGGCTACGGGATGAACTAGCCAATACACAACAGAAACTACAGAAAAGTGAGCAATCTGTGGCTCaactggaggaggagaagaaacatCTAGAATTCAtgaatcagttaaaaaaatatgatgATGATATTTCACCATCA GAGGATAAAGATACAGATTCCACTAAAGAGCCTTTGGATGACTTATTTCCTAATGATGAAGATGACCAAGGACAAGGAA TTCAACAGCAGCATAGcagtgcagcagctgctgcccaacAAGGTGGCTATGAAATTCCGGCAAGATTAAGGACCCTTCATAATCTAGTTATTCAGTATGCTTCCCAAGGTAGATATGAGGTTGCTGTACCTCTCTGTAAACAAGCTCTTGAAGATTTGGAGAAGACGTCTGGTCATGATCATCCTGATGTTGCCACTATGTTGAACATACTTGCTTTGGTGTACAG AGACCAGAACAAATACAAAGATGCAGCAAATCTCTTGAATGATGCCTTGGCTATCCGTGAAAAGACTTTGGGCAAAGATCATCCTGCG GTGGCAGCAACTCTAAACAATCTTGCAGTACTTTATGGTAAACGGGGAAAATACAAAGAAGCTGAACCATTGTGTAAGCGAGCTCTGGAAATCAGAGAAAAG gtcCTGGGGAAAGATCACCCTGATGTTGCCAAACAATTAAATAACTTGGCTTTACTATGCCAGAACCAGGGTAAATATGAGGAGGTTGAATACTACTATCAGAGGGCACTGGAGATATACCAGACTAAGCTGGGACCAGATGATCCAAATGTTGCAAAAACAAAGAATAACCTG gcaTCCTGCTATCTAAAACAGGGCAAATTTAAGCAAGCAGAAACTTTATACAAAGAGATTCTTACTCGTGCTCATGAACGGGAATTTGGCTCTGTAGATG ATGAAAATAAGCCTATTTGGATGCATGcggaagagagggaagaatgcaAA ggaaagcaaaaagatGGCACATCTTTTGGAGAATATGGTGGCTGGTACAAAGCTTGCAAAGTTGACAG tccAACAGTAACAACTACCTTAAAGAACCTTGGGGCACTTTACAGACGGCAGGGCAAATTTGAAGCTGCTGAAACATTAGAAGAGGCAGCAATGAGATCTCGTAAACAG GGTCTTGACAATGTTCATAAACAGAGAGTTGCTGAAGTGCTGAATGACCCTGAGAGCATAGAAAAAAGGCGAAGCCGAGAAAGCCTCAATGTTGATGTGGTAAAGTACGAGAGTGGTCCTGATGGAGGCGAGGAAGTGAGTATGAGCGTAGAATGGAATGGG
- the KLC1 gene encoding kinesin light chain 1 isoform X8, with product MYENMSTMVYLKEEKLEKLTQDEIIAKTKQVINGLEALKNEHNSILQSLLETLKCLKKDDETNLVEEKSNMIRKSLEMLELGLSEAQVMMALSNHLNAVESEKQKLRAQVRRLCQENQWLRDELANTQQKLQKSEQSVAQLEEEKKHLEFMNQLKKYDDDISPSEDKDTDSTKEPLDDLFPNDEDDQGQGIQQQHSSAAAAAQQGGYEIPARLRTLHNLVIQYASQGRYEVAVPLCKQALEDLEKTSGHDHPDVATMLNILALVYRDQNKYKDAANLLNDALAIREKTLGKDHPAVAATLNNLAVLYGKRGKYKEAEPLCKRALEIREKVLGKDHPDVAKQLNNLALLCQNQGKYEEVEYYYQRALEIYQTKLGPDDPNVAKTKNNLASCYLKQGKFKQAETLYKEILTRAHEREFGSVDDENKPIWMHAEEREECKGKQKDGTSFGEYGGWYKACKVDSPTVTTTLKNLGALYRRQGKFEAAETLEEAAMRSRKQGLDNVHKQRVAEVLNDPESIEKRRSRESLNVDVVKYESGPDGGEEA from the exons atGTATGAAAACATGTCCACAATGGTGTATTTAAAGGAAGAGAAGTTGGAgaagctcactcaagatgaaatCATTGCCAAAACTAAGCAAGTGATTAATGGACTAGAGGCACTGAAGAATGAACACAATTCAATTTTACAGAGCTTActtgaaacactgaaatgtttGAAGAAAGATGATGAAACTAATCTGGttgaagaaaaatcaaacatgaTTCGAAAGTCACTGGAAATGCTGGAGCTCGGCCTTAGCGAAGCACAG GTAATGATGGCCTTGTCAAATCACTTAAATGCAGTGGaatcagagaagcagaaattgCGTGCTCAGGTTCGCCGGCTATGCCAGGAAAATCAGTGGCTACGGGATGAACTAGCCAATACACAACAGAAACTACAGAAAAGTGAGCAATCTGTGGCTCaactggaggaggagaagaaacatCTAGAATTCAtgaatcagttaaaaaaatatgatgATGATATTTCACCATCA GAGGATAAAGATACAGATTCCACTAAAGAGCCTTTGGATGACTTATTTCCTAATGATGAAGATGACCAAGGACAAGGAA TTCAACAGCAGCATAGcagtgcagcagctgctgcccaacAAGGTGGCTATGAAATTCCGGCAAGATTAAGGACCCTTCATAATCTAGTTATTCAGTATGCTTCCCAAGGTAGATATGAGGTTGCTGTACCTCTCTGTAAACAAGCTCTTGAAGATTTGGAGAAGACGTCTGGTCATGATCATCCTGATGTTGCCACTATGTTGAACATACTTGCTTTGGTGTACAG AGACCAGAACAAATACAAAGATGCAGCAAATCTCTTGAATGATGCCTTGGCTATCCGTGAAAAGACTTTGGGCAAAGATCATCCTGCG GTGGCAGCAACTCTAAACAATCTTGCAGTACTTTATGGTAAACGGGGAAAATACAAAGAAGCTGAACCATTGTGTAAGCGAGCTCTGGAAATCAGAGAAAAG gtcCTGGGGAAAGATCACCCTGATGTTGCCAAACAATTAAATAACTTGGCTTTACTATGCCAGAACCAGGGTAAATATGAGGAGGTTGAATACTACTATCAGAGGGCACTGGAGATATACCAGACTAAGCTGGGACCAGATGATCCAAATGTTGCAAAAACAAAGAATAACCTG gcaTCCTGCTATCTAAAACAGGGCAAATTTAAGCAAGCAGAAACTTTATACAAAGAGATTCTTACTCGTGCTCATGAACGGGAATTTGGCTCTGTAGATG ATGAAAATAAGCCTATTTGGATGCATGcggaagagagggaagaatgcaAA ggaaagcaaaaagatGGCACATCTTTTGGAGAATATGGTGGCTGGTACAAAGCTTGCAAAGTTGACAG tccAACAGTAACAACTACCTTAAAGAACCTTGGGGCACTTTACAGACGGCAGGGCAAATTTGAAGCTGCTGAAACATTAGAAGAGGCAGCAATGAGATCTCGTAAACAG GGTCTTGACAATGTTCATAAACAGAGAGTTGCTGAAGTGCTGAATGACCCTGAGAGCATAGAAAAAAGGCGAAGCCGAGAAAGCCTCAATGTTGATGTGGTAAAGTACGAGAGTGGTCCTGATGGAGGCGAGGAA
- the KLC1 gene encoding kinesin light chain 1 isoform X7: MYENMSTMVYLKEEKLEKLTQDEIIAKTKQVINGLEALKNEHNSILQSLLETLKCLKKDDETNLVEEKSNMIRKSLEMLELGLSEAQVMMALSNHLNAVESEKQKLRAQVRRLCQENQWLRDELANTQQKLQKSEQSVAQLEEEKKHLEFMNQLKKYDDDISPSEDKDTDSTKEPLDDLFPNDEDDQGQGIQQQHSSAAAAAQQGGYEIPARLRTLHNLVIQYASQGRYEVAVPLCKQALEDLEKTSGHDHPDVATMLNILALVYRDQNKYKDAANLLNDALAIREKTLGKDHPAVAATLNNLAVLYGKRGKYKEAEPLCKRALEIREKVLGKDHPDVAKQLNNLALLCQNQGKYEEVEYYYQRALEIYQTKLGPDDPNVAKTKNNLASCYLKQGKFKQAETLYKEILTRAHEREFGSVDDENKPIWMHAEEREECKGKQKDGTSFGEYGGWYKACKVDSPTVTTTLKNLGALYRRQGKFEAAETLEEAAMRSRKQGLDNVHKQRVAEVLNDPESIEKRRSRESLNVDVVKYESGPDGGEEVSMSVEWNGA, encoded by the exons atGTATGAAAACATGTCCACAATGGTGTATTTAAAGGAAGAGAAGTTGGAgaagctcactcaagatgaaatCATTGCCAAAACTAAGCAAGTGATTAATGGACTAGAGGCACTGAAGAATGAACACAATTCAATTTTACAGAGCTTActtgaaacactgaaatgtttGAAGAAAGATGATGAAACTAATCTGGttgaagaaaaatcaaacatgaTTCGAAAGTCACTGGAAATGCTGGAGCTCGGCCTTAGCGAAGCACAG GTAATGATGGCCTTGTCAAATCACTTAAATGCAGTGGaatcagagaagcagaaattgCGTGCTCAGGTTCGCCGGCTATGCCAGGAAAATCAGTGGCTACGGGATGAACTAGCCAATACACAACAGAAACTACAGAAAAGTGAGCAATCTGTGGCTCaactggaggaggagaagaaacatCTAGAATTCAtgaatcagttaaaaaaatatgatgATGATATTTCACCATCA GAGGATAAAGATACAGATTCCACTAAAGAGCCTTTGGATGACTTATTTCCTAATGATGAAGATGACCAAGGACAAGGAA TTCAACAGCAGCATAGcagtgcagcagctgctgcccaacAAGGTGGCTATGAAATTCCGGCAAGATTAAGGACCCTTCATAATCTAGTTATTCAGTATGCTTCCCAAGGTAGATATGAGGTTGCTGTACCTCTCTGTAAACAAGCTCTTGAAGATTTGGAGAAGACGTCTGGTCATGATCATCCTGATGTTGCCACTATGTTGAACATACTTGCTTTGGTGTACAG AGACCAGAACAAATACAAAGATGCAGCAAATCTCTTGAATGATGCCTTGGCTATCCGTGAAAAGACTTTGGGCAAAGATCATCCTGCG GTGGCAGCAACTCTAAACAATCTTGCAGTACTTTATGGTAAACGGGGAAAATACAAAGAAGCTGAACCATTGTGTAAGCGAGCTCTGGAAATCAGAGAAAAG gtcCTGGGGAAAGATCACCCTGATGTTGCCAAACAATTAAATAACTTGGCTTTACTATGCCAGAACCAGGGTAAATATGAGGAGGTTGAATACTACTATCAGAGGGCACTGGAGATATACCAGACTAAGCTGGGACCAGATGATCCAAATGTTGCAAAAACAAAGAATAACCTG gcaTCCTGCTATCTAAAACAGGGCAAATTTAAGCAAGCAGAAACTTTATACAAAGAGATTCTTACTCGTGCTCATGAACGGGAATTTGGCTCTGTAGATG ATGAAAATAAGCCTATTTGGATGCATGcggaagagagggaagaatgcaAA ggaaagcaaaaagatGGCACATCTTTTGGAGAATATGGTGGCTGGTACAAAGCTTGCAAAGTTGACAG tccAACAGTAACAACTACCTTAAAGAACCTTGGGGCACTTTACAGACGGCAGGGCAAATTTGAAGCTGCTGAAACATTAGAAGAGGCAGCAATGAGATCTCGTAAACAG GGTCTTGACAATGTTCATAAACAGAGAGTTGCTGAAGTGCTGAATGACCCTGAGAGCATAGAAAAAAGGCGAAGCCGAGAAAGCCTCAATGTTGATGTGGTAAAGTACGAGAGTGGTCCTGATGGAGGCGAGGAAGTGAGTATGAGCGTAGAATGGAATGGG
- the KLC1 gene encoding kinesin light chain 1 isoform X4: MYENMSTMVYLKEEKLEKLTQDEIIAKTKQVINGLEALKNEHNSILQSLLETLKCLKKDDETNLVEEKSNMIRKSLEMLELGLSEAQVMMALSNHLNAVESEKQKLRAQVRRLCQENQWLRDELANTQQKLQKSEQSVAQLEEEKKHLEFMNQLKKYDDDISPSEDKDTDSTKEPLDDLFPNDEDDQGQGIQQQHSSAAAAAQQGGYEIPARLRTLHNLVIQYASQGRYEVAVPLCKQALEDLEKTSGHDHPDVATMLNILALVYRDQNKYKDAANLLNDALAIREKTLGKDHPAVAATLNNLAVLYGKRGKYKEAEPLCKRALEIREKVLGKDHPDVAKQLNNLALLCQNQGKYEEVEYYYQRALEIYQTKLGPDDPNVAKTKNNLASCYLKQGKFKQAETLYKEILTRAHEREFGSVDDENKPIWMHAEEREECKGKQKDGTSFGEYGGWYKACKVDSPTVTTTLKNLGALYRRQGKFEAAETLEEAAMRSRKQGLDNVHKQRVAEVLNDPESIEKRRSRESLNVDVVKYESGPDGGEEDGTGSLKRSGSFSKLRASIRRSSEKLVRKLKGGSSRDSEPKNPGNEIIV, translated from the exons atGTATGAAAACATGTCCACAATGGTGTATTTAAAGGAAGAGAAGTTGGAgaagctcactcaagatgaaatCATTGCCAAAACTAAGCAAGTGATTAATGGACTAGAGGCACTGAAGAATGAACACAATTCAATTTTACAGAGCTTActtgaaacactgaaatgtttGAAGAAAGATGATGAAACTAATCTGGttgaagaaaaatcaaacatgaTTCGAAAGTCACTGGAAATGCTGGAGCTCGGCCTTAGCGAAGCACAG GTAATGATGGCCTTGTCAAATCACTTAAATGCAGTGGaatcagagaagcagaaattgCGTGCTCAGGTTCGCCGGCTATGCCAGGAAAATCAGTGGCTACGGGATGAACTAGCCAATACACAACAGAAACTACAGAAAAGTGAGCAATCTGTGGCTCaactggaggaggagaagaaacatCTAGAATTCAtgaatcagttaaaaaaatatgatgATGATATTTCACCATCA GAGGATAAAGATACAGATTCCACTAAAGAGCCTTTGGATGACTTATTTCCTAATGATGAAGATGACCAAGGACAAGGAA TTCAACAGCAGCATAGcagtgcagcagctgctgcccaacAAGGTGGCTATGAAATTCCGGCAAGATTAAGGACCCTTCATAATCTAGTTATTCAGTATGCTTCCCAAGGTAGATATGAGGTTGCTGTACCTCTCTGTAAACAAGCTCTTGAAGATTTGGAGAAGACGTCTGGTCATGATCATCCTGATGTTGCCACTATGTTGAACATACTTGCTTTGGTGTACAG AGACCAGAACAAATACAAAGATGCAGCAAATCTCTTGAATGATGCCTTGGCTATCCGTGAAAAGACTTTGGGCAAAGATCATCCTGCG GTGGCAGCAACTCTAAACAATCTTGCAGTACTTTATGGTAAACGGGGAAAATACAAAGAAGCTGAACCATTGTGTAAGCGAGCTCTGGAAATCAGAGAAAAG gtcCTGGGGAAAGATCACCCTGATGTTGCCAAACAATTAAATAACTTGGCTTTACTATGCCAGAACCAGGGTAAATATGAGGAGGTTGAATACTACTATCAGAGGGCACTGGAGATATACCAGACTAAGCTGGGACCAGATGATCCAAATGTTGCAAAAACAAAGAATAACCTG gcaTCCTGCTATCTAAAACAGGGCAAATTTAAGCAAGCAGAAACTTTATACAAAGAGATTCTTACTCGTGCTCATGAACGGGAATTTGGCTCTGTAGATG ATGAAAATAAGCCTATTTGGATGCATGcggaagagagggaagaatgcaAA ggaaagcaaaaagatGGCACATCTTTTGGAGAATATGGTGGCTGGTACAAAGCTTGCAAAGTTGACAG tccAACAGTAACAACTACCTTAAAGAACCTTGGGGCACTTTACAGACGGCAGGGCAAATTTGAAGCTGCTGAAACATTAGAAGAGGCAGCAATGAGATCTCGTAAACAG GGTCTTGACAATGTTCATAAACAGAGAGTTGCTGAAGTGCTGAATGACCCTGAGAGCATAGAAAAAAGGCGAAGCCGAGAAAGCCTCAATGTTGATGTGGTAAAGTACGAGAGTGGTCCTGATGGAGGCGAGGAA
- the KLC1 gene encoding kinesin light chain 1 isoform X6, whose translation MYENMSTMVYLKEEKLEKLTQDEIIAKTKQVINGLEALKNEHNSILQSLLETLKCLKKDDETNLVEEKSNMIRKSLEMLELGLSEAQVMMALSNHLNAVESEKQKLRAQVRRLCQENQWLRDELANTQQKLQKSEQSVAQLEEEKKHLEFMNQLKKYDDDISPSEDKDTDSTKEPLDDLFPNDEDDQGQGIQQQHSSAAAAAQQGGYEIPARLRTLHNLVIQYASQGRYEVAVPLCKQALEDLEKTSGHDHPDVATMLNILALVYRDQNKYKDAANLLNDALAIREKTLGKDHPAVAATLNNLAVLYGKRGKYKEAEPLCKRALEIREKVLGKDHPDVAKQLNNLALLCQNQGKYEEVEYYYQRALEIYQTKLGPDDPNVAKTKNNLASCYLKQGKFKQAETLYKEILTRAHEREFGSVDDENKPIWMHAEEREECKGKQKDGTSFGEYGGWYKACKVDSPTVTTTLKNLGALYRRQGKFEAAETLEEAAMRSRKQGLDNVHKQRVAEVLNDPESIEKRRSRESLNVDVVKYESGPDGGEEERNNCLTDSRALSVSHTDLAH comes from the exons atGTATGAAAACATGTCCACAATGGTGTATTTAAAGGAAGAGAAGTTGGAgaagctcactcaagatgaaatCATTGCCAAAACTAAGCAAGTGATTAATGGACTAGAGGCACTGAAGAATGAACACAATTCAATTTTACAGAGCTTActtgaaacactgaaatgtttGAAGAAAGATGATGAAACTAATCTGGttgaagaaaaatcaaacatgaTTCGAAAGTCACTGGAAATGCTGGAGCTCGGCCTTAGCGAAGCACAG GTAATGATGGCCTTGTCAAATCACTTAAATGCAGTGGaatcagagaagcagaaattgCGTGCTCAGGTTCGCCGGCTATGCCAGGAAAATCAGTGGCTACGGGATGAACTAGCCAATACACAACAGAAACTACAGAAAAGTGAGCAATCTGTGGCTCaactggaggaggagaagaaacatCTAGAATTCAtgaatcagttaaaaaaatatgatgATGATATTTCACCATCA GAGGATAAAGATACAGATTCCACTAAAGAGCCTTTGGATGACTTATTTCCTAATGATGAAGATGACCAAGGACAAGGAA TTCAACAGCAGCATAGcagtgcagcagctgctgcccaacAAGGTGGCTATGAAATTCCGGCAAGATTAAGGACCCTTCATAATCTAGTTATTCAGTATGCTTCCCAAGGTAGATATGAGGTTGCTGTACCTCTCTGTAAACAAGCTCTTGAAGATTTGGAGAAGACGTCTGGTCATGATCATCCTGATGTTGCCACTATGTTGAACATACTTGCTTTGGTGTACAG AGACCAGAACAAATACAAAGATGCAGCAAATCTCTTGAATGATGCCTTGGCTATCCGTGAAAAGACTTTGGGCAAAGATCATCCTGCG GTGGCAGCAACTCTAAACAATCTTGCAGTACTTTATGGTAAACGGGGAAAATACAAAGAAGCTGAACCATTGTGTAAGCGAGCTCTGGAAATCAGAGAAAAG gtcCTGGGGAAAGATCACCCTGATGTTGCCAAACAATTAAATAACTTGGCTTTACTATGCCAGAACCAGGGTAAATATGAGGAGGTTGAATACTACTATCAGAGGGCACTGGAGATATACCAGACTAAGCTGGGACCAGATGATCCAAATGTTGCAAAAACAAAGAATAACCTG gcaTCCTGCTATCTAAAACAGGGCAAATTTAAGCAAGCAGAAACTTTATACAAAGAGATTCTTACTCGTGCTCATGAACGGGAATTTGGCTCTGTAGATG ATGAAAATAAGCCTATTTGGATGCATGcggaagagagggaagaatgcaAA ggaaagcaaaaagatGGCACATCTTTTGGAGAATATGGTGGCTGGTACAAAGCTTGCAAAGTTGACAG tccAACAGTAACAACTACCTTAAAGAACCTTGGGGCACTTTACAGACGGCAGGGCAAATTTGAAGCTGCTGAAACATTAGAAGAGGCAGCAATGAGATCTCGTAAACAG GGTCTTGACAATGTTCATAAACAGAGAGTTGCTGAAGTGCTGAATGACCCTGAGAGCATAGAAAAAAGGCGAAGCCGAGAAAGCCTCAATGTTGATGTGGTAAAGTACGAGAGTGGTCCTGATGGAGGCGAGGAA